The following proteins are encoded in a genomic region of Streptomyces gobiensis:
- the acs gene encoding acetate--CoA ligase → MSNESLANLLKEERRFEPPAELAADANVTAEAYEQAKADRLGFWAKQARRLSWDTEPTETLDWSNPPFAKWFQDGKLNVAYNCVDRHVEAGHGDRVALHFEGEPGDSRTTTYAELQREVARAAHALTELGVEAGDRVAIYMPMIPETVVAMLACARIGAPHSVVFGGFSADALATRIEDADARVVITADGGYRKGGASALKPAVDEAVERAGQVRHVLVVRRTGQEVGWTEGRDVWWHEAVERQPEQHTPQAFDAEHPLFILYTSGTTGKPKGILHTTGGYLTQAAYTHHAVFDLKPESDVFWCTADVGWVTGHSYIVYGPLANGATEVLYEGTPDTPHKGRWWEIVQKYGVTLFYTAPTAIRACMKWGDEIPAKFDLSSLRLLGSVGEPINPEAWVWYRQHIGADRTPIVDTWWQTETGAIMISPLPGVTATKPGSAQVPLPGISATVIDDEAREVPDGGGGYLVLTEPWPSMLRTIWGDDQRYLDTYWSRFEGKYFAGDGAKKDEDGDIWLLGRVDDVMLVSGHNISTTEVESALVSHPSVAEAAVVGAADPQTTQAICAFVILRGTTAAGAEGEDLVEELRAHVTKQLGAIAKPKRILPVAELPKTRSGKIMRRLLRDVAENRELGDVTTLTDSSVMELIQSKLPSASSED, encoded by the coding sequence GTGAGCAACGAAAGCCTGGCCAATCTGCTCAAGGAGGAGCGGAGGTTCGAGCCGCCCGCCGAGCTGGCTGCCGACGCCAATGTGACCGCTGAGGCGTATGAGCAGGCGAAGGCCGACCGGTTGGGCTTCTGGGCCAAGCAGGCCCGTCGGCTGAGCTGGGACACCGAGCCCACCGAAACACTTGACTGGTCCAACCCGCCGTTCGCGAAGTGGTTCCAGGACGGCAAGCTCAATGTCGCCTACAACTGCGTCGACCGGCATGTCGAGGCCGGCCACGGCGACCGGGTCGCCCTGCACTTCGAGGGTGAGCCGGGCGACAGCCGTACGACCACCTACGCCGAGCTGCAACGCGAGGTGGCCAGGGCCGCCCACGCGCTGACCGAGCTCGGCGTCGAGGCCGGTGACCGGGTGGCCATCTATATGCCGATGATCCCGGAGACGGTCGTCGCCATGCTGGCCTGTGCCCGGATCGGCGCACCGCACTCGGTGGTCTTCGGCGGCTTCTCCGCCGACGCGCTGGCGACCCGTATCGAGGACGCCGACGCCCGGGTCGTCATCACGGCAGACGGCGGCTACCGCAAGGGCGGGGCGAGCGCGCTCAAGCCCGCCGTGGATGAGGCCGTCGAGCGGGCCGGCCAGGTCCGCCATGTGCTGGTCGTACGCCGCACGGGCCAGGAGGTCGGCTGGACGGAGGGCCGCGATGTGTGGTGGCACGAGGCCGTCGAGCGCCAGCCCGAGCAGCACACCCCGCAGGCATTCGACGCCGAGCATCCGCTCTTCATCCTCTACACCTCCGGTACGACCGGTAAGCCGAAGGGCATCCTGCACACCACGGGCGGCTATCTGACCCAGGCCGCCTACACCCACCACGCCGTCTTCGACCTCAAGCCCGAGTCGGATGTCTTCTGGTGCACCGCCGACGTCGGCTGGGTGACCGGCCACTCCTACATCGTCTACGGGCCGCTGGCCAATGGCGCGACCGAGGTGCTGTACGAGGGAACCCCGGACACCCCGCACAAGGGACGCTGGTGGGAGATCGTGCAGAAATACGGCGTCACCCTCTTCTACACCGCGCCGACCGCGATCCGCGCCTGCATGAAGTGGGGCGATGAGATCCCGGCGAAGTTCGATCTGTCCTCGCTACGGCTGCTGGGCTCGGTCGGGGAGCCGATCAACCCGGAGGCGTGGGTCTGGTACCGGCAGCACATCGGTGCCGACCGCACACCGATCGTGGACACCTGGTGGCAGACGGAGACCGGTGCGATCATGATCAGCCCGCTGCCCGGGGTCACCGCGACCAAGCCCGGCTCTGCTCAGGTGCCGCTGCCCGGTATTTCGGCGACCGTCATCGATGACGAGGCGCGCGAGGTGCCGGACGGCGGTGGCGGCTATCTCGTCCTGACCGAGCCGTGGCCGTCCATGCTCCGTACCATCTGGGGCGACGACCAGCGCTACCTCGACACCTACTGGTCACGCTTCGAGGGCAAGTACTTCGCGGGCGACGGCGCCAAGAAGGACGAGGACGGCGACATCTGGCTGCTGGGCCGGGTCGATGATGTGATGCTGGTCTCCGGCCACAACATCTCGACCACCGAGGTCGAGTCCGCGCTGGTCTCCCACCCCTCGGTCGCCGAGGCCGCGGTCGTCGGCGCCGCGGATCCGCAGACCACCCAGGCAATCTGCGCCTTTGTGATCCTGCGCGGCACCACCGCGGCGGGCGCGGAGGGTGAGGACCTGGTCGAGGAGCTGCGCGCGCATGTCACCAAACAGCTCGGCGCGATCGCCAAGCCGAAGCGGATCCTGCCGGTCGCCGAGCTGCCGAAGACCCGTTCCGGCAAGATCATGCGGCGGCTGCTGCGCGATGTCGCCGAGAACCGCGAGCTGGGCGATGTGACCACGCTGACCGATTCCTCGGTGATGGAGCTCATTCAGAGCAAGCTGCCCAGCGCCTCCAGCGAGGACTGA
- the nhaA gene encoding Na+/H+ antiporter NhaA, which translates to MSAPETHDSDFLHRPDLKERRVLADILRMETVGGMLLLLAAVAALLLANTGLSGLYSDIKNFEFGVEALHLKLSVADWAKDGLLTVFFFVAGVELKRELVSGELRDPRAAALPIIAAACGMIVPALVYVGFNAGGRGDMDGWAIPMATDIAFALGVLAVLGTALPSALRAFLLTLAVVDDLGAIIIIALFYTSSISFGALAASVAGLVLFWFLHRKGVKGWYVYVPLALVIWALMHASGVHATVAGVAMGLLLRCTLKEGEEHSPAEHIEHQVRPLSAGLAVPLFALFAAGVAVSGSALGEVFTKPETLGVVLGLLAGKTLGVFGGAWVAARFTKAELNPDLAWADVLAIAALSGIGFTVSLLIGDLAFEGTPLEDQIKASVLIGTLLATVLAGILLKLRNDHYREIVDAEDRDEDGDGVPDIYEEGQPEYHLRMARIFDEKAAEHRRRAELAAGSTSRGGEGRGGESGKSSGPA; encoded by the coding sequence TTGTCCGCGCCCGAGACGCACGATTCTGATTTCCTTCACCGGCCAGATCTGAAGGAGCGCAGAGTCCTCGCGGACATCCTGCGTATGGAAACCGTCGGCGGCATGCTGCTGCTCCTCGCCGCCGTGGCCGCACTGCTCCTGGCGAACACCGGGCTCAGCGGCCTCTACTCGGACATCAAGAACTTCGAGTTCGGCGTTGAGGCACTGCATCTGAAGCTCTCGGTCGCCGACTGGGCCAAGGACGGCCTCCTCACCGTCTTCTTCTTTGTCGCCGGTGTGGAGCTCAAGCGTGAGCTGGTCTCCGGTGAGCTGCGTGACCCCCGGGCCGCCGCGCTGCCGATCATCGCCGCCGCGTGCGGCATGATCGTGCCCGCGCTGGTCTACGTCGGTTTCAACGCCGGCGGCCGGGGTGACATGGACGGCTGGGCCATCCCGATGGCGACCGACATCGCCTTCGCGCTGGGCGTGCTCGCCGTCCTCGGTACCGCGCTGCCGTCCGCGCTGCGTGCCTTCCTGCTCACCCTCGCGGTCGTTGACGACCTCGGCGCGATCATCATCATCGCCCTCTTCTACACCTCCAGCATCAGCTTCGGCGCACTGGCCGCCTCCGTCGCCGGCCTGGTCCTCTTCTGGTTCCTGCACCGCAAGGGCGTCAAGGGGTGGTACGTCTATGTCCCGCTCGCCCTCGTCATCTGGGCCCTGATGCACGCCAGCGGCGTCCACGCCACCGTCGCCGGTGTCGCCATGGGCCTGCTGCTGCGCTGCACCCTCAAGGAGGGCGAGGAGCACTCCCCGGCCGAGCACATCGAGCACCAGGTGCGGCCCCTCTCCGCCGGTCTGGCGGTGCCGCTGTTCGCCCTGTTCGCCGCCGGTGTCGCTGTCTCCGGTTCCGCGCTCGGCGAGGTGTTCACCAAGCCGGAAACGCTGGGGGTTGTCCTCGGTCTGCTGGCCGGCAAGACGCTCGGTGTGTTCGGCGGCGCCTGGGTCGCCGCCCGCTTCACCAAGGCCGAGCTGAACCCGGATCTCGCCTGGGCCGATGTGCTCGCCATCGCGGCGCTCTCCGGCATCGGCTTTACGGTCTCGCTGCTCATCGGCGATCTGGCCTTCGAGGGCACCCCGCTGGAGGACCAGATCAAGGCATCGGTGCTGATCGGCACCTTGCTGGCCACGGTACTCGCGGGCATCCTGCTCAAGCTCCGTAACGACCACTACCGCGAAATCGTCGACGCCGAGGACCGCGACGAGGACGGCGACGGCGTCCCGGACATCTACGAGGAGGGCCAGCCGGAGTACCACCTGCGGATGGCCAGGATCTTCGACGAGAAGGCGGCGGAGCACCGACGGCGTGCCGAACTGGCGGCTGGGAGCACCTCCCGGGGCGGCGAGGGCCGAGGGGGAGAAAGCGGTAAGAGCTCCGGTCCGGCATGA
- a CDS encoding phage holin family protein, translating to MSAADDGRSLGQLVAAATAEMSALVHEEIALAKVEMKQSASRGLVGSGAIIVAGVLALFSLPVFSFALAYWLHAWWKVPLAVAFVIVGGLMLLFAVFCGLVARAMLKKIQAPKQTIASAKESAAVLQSVKPRPRSTSGAASQPARAEGGKPVSVGAEQ from the coding sequence ATGAGCGCAGCCGACGACGGCCGTAGCCTCGGTCAGTTGGTCGCCGCGGCCACGGCTGAGATGTCCGCGCTGGTGCATGAGGAGATCGCGCTGGCCAAGGTCGAGATGAAGCAGTCCGCCTCACGTGGTCTGGTCGGCAGCGGAGCGATCATTGTCGCCGGTGTCCTCGCTCTCTTCTCGCTGCCGGTGTTCAGCTTCGCGCTGGCCTACTGGCTGCACGCCTGGTGGAAGGTCCCGCTCGCGGTCGCCTTCGTCATTGTGGGCGGGCTGATGCTGCTGTTCGCGGTGTTCTGTGGGCTGGTGGCGCGGGCCATGCTGAAGAAGATCCAGGCGCCCAAGCAGACCATCGCCTCGGCCAAGGAATCGGCGGCCGTACTGCAGAGCGTCAAGCCGCGTCCACGAAGCACCTCCGGGGCTGCCTCCCAGCCTGCCAGGGCCGAGGGAGGGAAGCCGGTCTCCGTGGGCGCGGAACAGTGA
- a CDS encoding alpha/beta fold hydrolase, translating into MTVSVPMSAALDGPWNHRDVAANGARFHIAEMGDGPLVLLLHGFPQFWWTWRHQLPALADAGYRAVAMDLRGVGGSDRTPRGYDPANLALDITGVIRSLGEPDAALVGHDLGGYLAWTAAVMRPKLIRRLAVASMPHPRRWRAAMLSDARQTAAGSYVWGVQRPWAPERRLIANDGALVGRLIREWSGPRLPDDTDIETYQRAMCIPSTAHCSIEPYRWMVRSMARPDGIQFNRRMKRPVRVPTLHLHGSLDPVMRTRSSAGSGEYVEAPYRWRLFDGLGHFPHEEDPVAFTTELIDWLKDPEPDR; encoded by the coding sequence ATGACGGTCTCCGTACCCATGTCCGCAGCACTGGACGGCCCCTGGAACCACCGGGATGTCGCCGCCAACGGTGCCCGCTTCCATATCGCCGAAATGGGCGACGGTCCGCTGGTGCTGCTGCTGCACGGCTTTCCACAGTTCTGGTGGACCTGGCGGCATCAGCTGCCCGCGCTCGCGGACGCGGGGTATCGCGCGGTGGCGATGGACCTGCGCGGCGTGGGCGGCAGCGACCGCACGCCCCGGGGTTACGACCCGGCGAATCTGGCGCTCGACATCACCGGGGTGATCCGCTCGCTGGGCGAGCCGGACGCCGCGCTGGTCGGGCACGACCTGGGCGGCTATCTGGCCTGGACGGCGGCCGTGATGCGGCCGAAGCTCATCCGGCGGCTGGCCGTCGCCTCGATGCCGCATCCACGGCGCTGGCGGGCGGCGATGCTCAGCGACGCACGGCAGACGGCCGCCGGTTCCTACGTATGGGGCGTCCAGCGGCCATGGGCGCCGGAGCGGCGGCTGATCGCGAATGACGGGGCGCTGGTCGGCCGGTTGATCCGGGAGTGGTCCGGGCCACGGCTGCCGGACGACACGGATATCGAGACCTATCAGCGGGCGATGTGCATCCCGTCCACGGCACACTGCTCAATCGAGCCTTACCGCTGGATGGTGCGGTCGATGGCCCGGCCTGACGGCATCCAGTTCAACCGGCGGATGAAGCGCCCGGTACGGGTGCCGACCCTGCATCTGCACGGTTCACTCGATCCGGTCATGCGTACGCGTAGCTCGGCGGGATCGGGAGAGTATGTCGAAGCTCCGTACCGCTGGCGGCTATTCGATGGTTTGGGGCACTTTCCGCATGAAGAGGACCCGGTGGCGTTCACCACCGAGCTGATCGACTGGCTGAAGGACCCAGAGCCGGACCGCTGA
- a CDS encoding MarP family serine protease yields the protein MNVLDVVLVLAAVWFAIIGYRQGFVVGVLSVIGFLGGGLVAVLVLPPLWRKLSDDASPGTLGAVAAVVIVIVCASVGQAFTTHLGNKLRRYITWSPARALDATGGALVNVAAMLLVAWLIGSALATTTLPTLGKEVRNSTVLQGVSRLMPDHADTWFTDFTSVLAQNGFPQVFSPFANEPITSVPEPDPKLSGNPAVARAKQSIVKVTGTAPSCGKALEGTGFVFAEGRVMTNAHVVGGVSEPTVQIGGEGRLYDAEVVLYDWERDIAVLDVPRLDTPALEFAKGGAATGDDAIVAGFPENGGFDARSARVRGRIQASGPDIYHRGTVRRDVYSLYATVRQGNSGGPLLTPDGKVYGVIFAKSLDDANTGYALTVDEVREDITRGRAARGPADTQGCAM from the coding sequence GTGAACGTGCTGGACGTCGTGCTCGTGCTCGCTGCTGTCTGGTTCGCGATCATCGGCTACCGCCAAGGCTTTGTCGTCGGCGTCCTGTCGGTCATCGGATTCCTCGGCGGCGGTCTGGTCGCGGTGCTGGTGCTGCCACCGCTGTGGAGGAAGCTCAGCGACGATGCCTCCCCGGGCACGCTCGGCGCGGTCGCGGCGGTGGTCATTGTGATCGTGTGCGCCTCCGTCGGGCAGGCCTTCACCACCCATCTCGGCAATAAACTCCGGCGCTACATCACCTGGTCACCGGCGCGCGCGCTCGACGCCACGGGCGGCGCGCTCGTCAATGTCGCGGCGATGCTGCTGGTCGCCTGGCTGATCGGCTCCGCGCTGGCTACCACGACCTTGCCGACCCTCGGCAAGGAGGTGCGTAACTCCACGGTGCTGCAAGGTGTCTCCCGCCTGATGCCGGACCATGCCGACACCTGGTTCACCGACTTCACCTCGGTGCTCGCACAGAACGGCTTCCCGCAGGTCTTCTCGCCCTTCGCCAATGAGCCGATCACCTCGGTACCAGAGCCCGACCCGAAGCTCTCGGGCAATCCGGCGGTGGCCCGCGCCAAGCAGTCCATTGTCAAGGTGACGGGCACCGCCCCGAGCTGCGGCAAGGCCCTGGAAGGCACCGGCTTTGTGTTCGCCGAGGGCAGGGTGATGACCAACGCGCATGTCGTCGGAGGCGTCAGCGAGCCGACCGTGCAGATCGGCGGCGAGGGGCGGCTCTACGATGCCGAGGTGGTGCTCTACGACTGGGAGCGGGACATCGCTGTCCTCGATGTGCCCCGGCTGGACACCCCCGCGCTGGAGTTCGCCAAGGGCGGCGCGGCCACCGGTGACGACGCCATCGTGGCGGGCTTCCCGGAGAACGGCGGCTTTGACGCCCGCTCGGCGCGGGTCCGCGGCCGTATCCAGGCCAGCGGCCCGGACATCTACCATCGCGGTACGGTGCGCCGCGATGTCTACTCCCTCTACGCCACGGTGCGGCAGGGCAACTCCGGCGGGCCGCTGCTCACCCCGGACGGCAAGGTGTACGGCGTCATCTTCGCCAAGTCGCTGGACGACGCGAATACGGGCTACGCCCTGACCGTCGATGAGGTCCGGGAGGACATCACTCGCGGCCGCGCGGCGCGGGGGCCGGCTGACACCCAGGGCTGCGCCATGTAG